A section of the Hippea sp. KM1 genome encodes:
- a CDS encoding mechanosensitive ion channel domain-containing protein codes for MFKKGLGVVFFIAVLLPFNFICYGANIDQSLFKGNKSELLKRYQELLNNTPKTAEFLTQRTLLSALINIVSNTNSEEIQKLKPETTNIKNQYDFLKLLKSIARLELKYRELNKKLDQIDKKLELLKENISQSQDNDKGLVVYQLQYAMYELTKRKLEEKNRFLISNFDKWKELLYKSFLTVNFDIEPLNKEIKRLKSEYHRLENLLQQLNIKNDRFALTNDIENMQRIQKSIEDTVEMKDKIALKVFDDYLLVYLAGIKSGKTNLGKNLNKWMKRINSYQLLSLAEAENDLAFYIEKRKIGTLRMIIKQIKAEGFRIVVNVWEFVNRPLFSIGLSKVSILGLFLSLVIFILGIKIGRVYKIKVRNAQISKSMAESTKIVLSNVGYYIIVLLTFFIALRVIGINLSSFTVILGALSVGVGFGLQNIVSNFIAGIILMLENSIRVGDYIEISDDIKGVVEDIQIRSTTILTNDHIEVVVPNQTLFQSNVVNWTLTERVRRFKIPFSVAYGTDLDKVERVVLEALEKSDLNYVRDNPLKRPMVIMVAMNSSSVDFNLDVWVSGIDLIHPRRTVSKFLKLIYKTLYENDIVIPFPQMDIHIKEMPRT; via the coding sequence ATGTTCAAAAAGGGGCTTGGTGTTGTATTTTTTATAGCTGTTTTGTTACCATTTAACTTTATTTGTTATGGAGCAAACATCGATCAAAGCCTCTTTAAGGGCAATAAAAGTGAGCTTTTAAAGAGATACCAGGAACTCCTCAATAATACGCCAAAGACGGCAGAGTTTTTAACCCAAAGGACACTTCTTTCTGCCTTGATTAACATTGTTTCAAACACCAACAGCGAGGAGATACAAAAACTCAAACCAGAAACTACAAACATAAAAAACCAATACGATTTTCTTAAGCTTTTGAAGAGTATAGCCAGACTGGAGTTAAAATACAGGGAGTTAAATAAAAAACTGGATCAGATCGATAAGAAGTTGGAGCTTTTGAAAGAGAATATAAGCCAATCACAAGACAACGATAAGGGTTTGGTTGTTTATCAGCTTCAGTACGCCATGTATGAACTTACAAAAAGAAAGTTAGAAGAAAAGAATAGGTTTTTGATAAGTAATTTTGATAAATGGAAGGAGCTTTTATATAAATCGTTTTTGACGGTTAACTTTGATATTGAGCCACTGAATAAAGAGATAAAGAGGCTAAAATCTGAATACCATAGATTGGAGAATCTACTACAGCAGCTAAACATAAAGAACGATAGATTTGCACTTACCAATGATATAGAGAACATGCAAAGGATTCAAAAGTCAATAGAGGATACCGTGGAGATGAAGGATAAGATTGCTCTAAAGGTATTTGATGATTATTTATTGGTTTATTTGGCTGGTATAAAAAGCGGCAAAACAAACCTCGGAAAGAATTTGAATAAATGGATGAAGAGAATAAATAGTTATCAATTGTTGAGTTTGGCAGAGGCAGAAAACGATCTTGCGTTTTATATAGAAAAAAGAAAGATTGGCACACTTAGAATGATTATAAAGCAAATAAAAGCCGAAGGTTTTCGTATTGTTGTGAATGTATGGGAATTTGTTAACAGGCCTTTGTTTAGCATTGGTTTGAGTAAGGTTAGCATACTGGGCTTGTTCCTCTCTTTGGTGATATTTATCCTGGGCATAAAGATAGGGAGGGTTTATAAAATCAAGGTAAGAAATGCCCAAATATCTAAAAGCATGGCCGAATCGACCAAGATAGTGTTATCCAATGTTGGTTATTATATAATAGTTTTACTGACATTCTTCATAGCTTTAAGGGTTATAGGTATAAATCTATCATCGTTTACCGTTATACTGGGTGCACTCTCTGTTGGTGTGGGTTTTGGACTCCAAAACATCGTATCCAACTTTATTGCGGGTATTATATTGATGCTTGAGAACAGTATAAGGGTTGGGGATTACATTGAAATATCGGACGATATAAAGGGCGTTGTTGAGGATATACAGATACGCTCCACAACAATTTTGACCAACGACCATATCGAGGTTGTTGTCCCAAATCAGACGCTCTTTCAAAGCAATGTTGTCAACTGGACACTTACAGAGAGGGTGAGAAGATTTAAAATACCCTTCAGTGTGGCTTACGGCACGGATCTTGATAAGGTAGAAAGGGTTGTATTGGAGGCTTTGGAAAAGAGCGATTTGAACTATGTAAGGGACAATCCACTAAAGAGACCCATGGTCATCATGGTGGCAATGAATAGCAGTAGTGTGGATTTTAACTTGGATGTTTGGGTAAGCGGCATAGATTTGATACATCCAAGAAGAACGGTGTCTAAATTTTTAAAATTGATTTACAAAACACTTTATGAGAATGATATTGTCATACCGTTTCCCCAAATGGATATCCACATCAAAGAGATGCCTCGCACTTGA
- a CDS encoding ASKHA domain-containing protein, with protein sequence MKLTVRADGHLKSIQANKNDNLLKILHSNGLFINAYCGGKGICKKCIVRFLEGAPEPLKIEREALKDKIDEGYRLACLHNIENGATIEIETLKPVFSDFSSSVCCDDDKTHIAIDIGTTTIASAVVESKQITKSINLINPQIAFGGDVISRIASSNEGNFDILRDILKSSIRDIIATTKPASLVVCANPTMLSFFLGIDPKPIGEFPYTPPFTGSLSMEFDGIQTYIPPVIGAFVGSDITSALSILPQDEDFLFIDIGTNCEFILKVRDSYYSSSVPAGPALEGANIDYGSIAQDGAIYKVGLENGLRVYTINSKKPIGITGSGLISAIALLRRLDIIDKSGRLLEPWEAEAPFSIISRIKDEGFKLSEGIYLTQNSVRNFQLVKASLNAGVELLLKRVGQSMPDKIFIGGGFSKSLSRNEIIDSGLLSFEGEFVMLHNSSLAGGLRLFCLEERERVEELSKRIEYIEIANEADFERLYIEKMDF encoded by the coding sequence ATGAAGCTTACTGTAAGGGCTGATGGCCACCTAAAGTCCATTCAGGCAAACAAAAACGACAACCTATTAAAAATACTCCACTCAAACGGCCTGTTTATAAACGCATACTGCGGTGGCAAGGGTATATGCAAAAAATGCATCGTCAGGTTCTTAGAAGGTGCACCAGAACCATTAAAGATAGAGAGGGAAGCTTTAAAAGACAAAATAGATGAAGGCTATAGGCTTGCATGTCTGCACAACATAGAAAACGGTGCAACAATCGAGATAGAAACCCTAAAGCCCGTATTCTCAGACTTCTCATCCAGTGTGTGTTGTGATGATGACAAAACGCACATAGCCATTGATATAGGCACAACCACGATAGCATCAGCAGTGGTTGAAAGCAAACAGATCACAAAGAGTATAAACCTCATAAATCCGCAGATAGCCTTTGGCGGTGATGTAATAAGCAGAATCGCATCCTCCAACGAGGGCAACTTCGACATACTTAGAGACATTCTAAAAAGCAGCATCAGAGACATTATAGCCACAACAAAACCTGCTTCATTGGTGGTATGCGCAAACCCCACTATGCTTTCGTTTTTCTTGGGAATAGACCCAAAACCCATAGGCGAGTTTCCATACACACCACCGTTTACAGGGAGCCTATCGATGGAATTTGACGGCATCCAAACCTATATACCACCCGTTATCGGCGCATTTGTCGGCTCTGATATAACATCGGCCTTAAGCATTCTGCCGCAGGATGAGGATTTTTTGTTTATCGACATTGGCACAAATTGCGAATTCATCTTAAAAGTAAGGGATAGCTATTACTCATCCAGTGTCCCTGCAGGCCCTGCGCTTGAGGGGGCAAATATAGATTACGGCAGCATCGCCCAGGATGGTGCAATCTATAAAGTAGGCTTAGAGAATGGATTAAGGGTTTACACCATCAACAGCAAAAAACCGATAGGCATAACAGGCTCAGGCCTAATCAGCGCCATAGCCCTCCTGCGCAGATTGGACATCATAGACAAAAGCGGCAGGCTTTTAGAGCCGTGGGAGGCAGAGGCACCATTTAGCATCATAAGCCGCATAAAGGATGAAGGCTTTAAGCTATCAGAGGGCATCTATTTAACGCAAAACTCCGTTAGGAATTTTCAGCTTGTCAAGGCATCCCTAAACGCAGGCGTGGAACTGCTCCTAAAGAGGGTCGGCCAGAGCATGCCCGATAAAATCTTTATAGGCGGGGGTTTTTCAAAAAGCTTAAGCAGAAACGAGATAATCGACTCCGGGCTGTTGTCTTTTGAGGGTGAATTTGTTATGCTACACAACAGTTCTTTAGCTGGGGGCTTGAGGCTATTCTGCTTAGAGGAAAGGGAAAGGGTGGAAGAGCTAAGCAAAAGGATAGAATACATAGAGATAGCGAACGAGGCCGACTTTGAAAGGTTGTATATAGAGAAGATGGACTTCTAA
- a CDS encoding glycosyltransferase, with translation MFPHVFQIWYSDGDEIPKKYDVFIEHNRRIFEKIPTYRLYRTSQIKAFLKGFGYDLSRFRGFHYRFQSDIVRFLLLYHFGGLYLDLDIKVNDNFFELLELLNTRYKHVDAMPQNKRIYFLWFRKDSKNLKRIINYYMGLDYLDYDYNVFSFANLSFEDLVYLPLEELDRYFRHFVMSG, from the coding sequence ATGTTTCCCCATGTCTTTCAGATTTGGTATTCAGATGGGGATGAGATCCCCAAAAAGTACGATGTGTTTATAGAGCATAACAGGAGGATTTTTGAGAAGATCCCCACATATAGGCTATACAGAACAAGCCAAATAAAAGCATTTTTAAAGGGATTTGGTTATGATTTGTCGAGGTTTAGGGGTTTTCACTATAGATTTCAATCGGATATAGTGAGGTTTTTGTTGCTTTACCACTTTGGCGGTCTTTATCTGGATTTGGACATAAAGGTCAATGACAACTTCTTCGAGCTTTTAGAACTGCTTAATACAAGATACAAACATGTCGATGCAATGCCTCAAAATAAGCGCATATACTTTCTCTGGTTTAGGAAGGATTCGAAGAATTTAAAGAGGATCATAAATTACTATATGGGGTTGGATTATCTTGATTATGATTACAATGTTTTCTCCTTTGCCAATCTGAGTTTTGAAGACCTGGTTTATTTGCCGCTTGAGGAATTGGATCGTTATTTTAGACATTTCGTCATGTCTGGGTAA
- the guaB gene encoding IMP dehydrogenase codes for MRLKSGYGLTFDDVLLLPNKSEILPKDVDVSASLTERLILKTPIISAAMDTVTEYRMAIAMARHGGLGIIHKNMSIEEQVRQVRRVKKSESGMIIDPITIRPDATINEALSLMKQFHISGIPVTLEDGTLVGIITNRDVQFEKDYTKPVKEVMTKDNLITAKEGITLHEAEEYLKQFKVEKLPIVDKDFKIKGLITIKDIRKKKEYPKASKDIHGRLMVGAAVGVRDGFERAKALIEAGADVIVVDSAHGHSIYVLNTVEKIKSAFPNVVVIGGNVATKEGTKDLINAGADVVKVGIGPGSICTTRVVAGVGVPQITAISECSEEAALNDRKIIADGGIKFSGDIVKALAAGAAAVMIGNLLAGTEESPGESIIYQGRKYKIYRGMGSIEAMKKGSKDRYFQDEVEPEKLVPEGVEGRVPYKGEVGDVLYQLIGGLKSGMGYLGARTIDELQKKATFIQITEASLRESHVHDIVMTKEPPNYNV; via the coding sequence ATGAGATTGAAGAGTGGTTATGGTTTAACATTTGACGATGTATTGCTTTTGCCCAACAAATCGGAGATCCTGCCAAAGGATGTCGATGTTTCAGCATCCCTAACAGAAAGGCTTATACTCAAAACCCCCATCATCTCTGCAGCTATGGATACAGTTACAGAATACAGAATGGCCATAGCAATGGCACGACACGGTGGATTGGGGATAATCCATAAGAACATGTCTATCGAAGAGCAGGTTAGGCAGGTTAGGCGTGTTAAGAAGTCCGAAAGCGGTATGATAATAGACCCAATTACTATAAGGCCGGATGCCACCATAAACGAGGCCCTATCCCTGATGAAGCAATTCCACATATCGGGCATTCCCGTAACGCTTGAGGATGGCACGCTTGTGGGCATAATAACAAACAGGGATGTTCAGTTTGAAAAGGATTACACAAAACCGGTAAAAGAGGTCATGACAAAAGACAACCTCATAACGGCTAAAGAGGGCATAACGCTGCATGAGGCAGAGGAATACCTAAAGCAGTTCAAGGTGGAAAAACTCCCTATAGTGGATAAGGACTTCAAAATCAAGGGCCTGATAACAATAAAGGATATAAGAAAGAAGAAGGAATACCCCAAAGCAAGCAAAGACATACACGGAAGGCTCATGGTGGGTGCTGCAGTTGGTGTGAGGGATGGCTTTGAGCGAGCAAAGGCCTTAATAGAGGCAGGAGCAGATGTGATAGTGGTCGATTCGGCCCACGGGCATTCCATTTATGTGCTAAATACCGTCGAGAAGATAAAGAGCGCATTCCCCAATGTTGTTGTTATAGGCGGAAATGTCGCAACAAAAGAGGGCACAAAGGATTTAATAAACGCTGGAGCCGATGTTGTTAAGGTCGGTATCGGGCCAGGCTCAATCTGCACAACGAGGGTCGTTGCAGGCGTGGGCGTGCCGCAGATTACAGCCATCAGTGAATGCTCAGAGGAAGCGGCCCTAAACGATAGAAAAATCATAGCAGACGGCGGAATAAAATTCTCAGGCGACATCGTCAAGGCCTTAGCTGCCGGTGCTGCTGCCGTAATGATAGGAAACCTCCTTGCAGGAACAGAGGAATCACCCGGAGAGAGCATCATCTATCAGGGCAGAAAGTATAAGATTTACAGGGGCATGGGCTCAATCGAGGCTATGAAGAAGGGCAGCAAGGATAGATACTTCCAGGATGAGGTCGAGCCTGAAAAATTGGTGCCAGAAGGCGTGGAGGGCAGGGTGCCCTATAAGGGTGAGGTTGGCGATGTGTTGTATCAGCTTATAGGTGGACTGAAGTCCGGTATGGGATACTTGGGTGCAAGAACGATAGATGAGCTTCAGAAGAAGGCAACATTTATACAAATTACAGAGGCCTCATTGAGGGAAAGCCATGTTCACGATATTGTCATGACAAAGGAGCCGCCCAATTACAATGTTTAG
- the glyS gene encoding glycine--tRNA ligase subunit beta has translation MRLLFELFTEELPTSEMEHLEGDFLETANRILKDKNIEFKDLTFYLSPRRMALKFEFDEFIKVEDRKVLGPPKSVCFKDGKPTKALEGFLKKNNATMDDIVEEKTKKGEYIAVIIKGKKIQAKPVVIEAIEQILKNIHFNKQMRWGNGEFEFIRPVHSVVFLIDDEIVDFEFMGKKASNTTYGHRFLSSGSLRVGYNSYEDVLEENFVIVDQNKRKDLILNQLKEHAKNRDAELVYDEDLLNEVVNLVEYPVMVIGRFEEKFLKLPKEVLITSMKDHQRYFAFTKGDKLLNEFAAISNIKTDNMDLIREGYERVLRARFSDAEFFFEEDKKHKLEEFVPKLSQMMFHEKLGSQLERTERLEELAGFLAERLGFDKAKAKRAAYLSKADLLTQMVYEFPELQGVMGREYALLSSEDEEVATAIYEQYLPKEDEIPKTPSGICLSIADKLDIIVGGFFAGLKPTGAKDPYGLRRAALGIIRTLIENELFLNLKEALEKSAQLYQRRVDFDQIIEFFIVRFKNYFDSYPHDVVEAITFKFDDVYDAYLRLKALNAFVKSDNSKEKQFAIKRVFNILKDFEGNSVDESLFTQDEERVLFDRIKQLEAVEEEYISKKDYSGLLDRIASNKDAIDNFFDKVMVMDKDERIKNNRLSLLNRLRRIVLNIANFKFLEI, from the coding sequence ATGAGGCTGTTATTTGAGCTATTTACAGAAGAGCTCCCAACAAGCGAAATGGAGCATTTGGAGGGGGATTTCTTAGAAACGGCAAATAGAATACTTAAAGATAAAAACATAGAATTTAAAGATTTGACATTCTATCTCTCGCCCCGCAGGATGGCGCTTAAGTTTGAGTTTGATGAATTCATAAAGGTTGAGGATAGAAAGGTTTTGGGACCGCCAAAGAGCGTCTGCTTCAAAGACGGCAAACCCACAAAGGCATTGGAGGGTTTCTTAAAGAAAAACAACGCAACAATGGACGACATCGTTGAGGAAAAGACAAAAAAGGGAGAATACATAGCCGTCATCATAAAGGGCAAAAAGATACAGGCAAAGCCTGTTGTCATAGAGGCTATAGAGCAGATCCTAAAGAACATCCACTTCAACAAACAGATGCGGTGGGGCAATGGTGAATTTGAGTTCATAAGGCCCGTTCACAGTGTTGTTTTTTTGATAGATGATGAAATCGTCGATTTTGAGTTTATGGGCAAGAAGGCCTCCAATACAACATACGGGCATAGATTTTTATCATCGGGCAGCTTAAGGGTCGGCTATAACAGCTATGAAGATGTGCTTGAAGAGAACTTTGTAATCGTTGATCAGAACAAAAGGAAGGACCTTATACTAAATCAACTGAAAGAACATGCCAAAAACAGGGATGCTGAGCTGGTTTACGATGAGGATCTGCTAAACGAGGTGGTAAACTTAGTCGAATATCCCGTTATGGTTATAGGCAGGTTTGAGGAAAAATTCTTAAAGCTGCCTAAGGAGGTCTTGATAACATCGATGAAGGACCACCAAAGGTATTTTGCGTTCACAAAGGGCGATAAACTCCTAAACGAGTTTGCAGCCATATCCAACATAAAGACGGACAACATGGATCTAATCAGAGAGGGATACGAAAGGGTGCTAAGGGCAAGGTTCTCTGATGCTGAGTTCTTCTTCGAAGAGGATAAAAAGCATAAGCTCGAGGAGTTTGTGCCAAAGCTCAGCCAGATGATGTTCCATGAAAAACTTGGCAGTCAGCTGGAAAGAACAGAAAGATTGGAAGAATTAGCCGGGTTTTTGGCAGAAAGGCTGGGTTTTGACAAGGCCAAGGCAAAGAGGGCCGCATACCTATCAAAGGCCGACCTTTTAACGCAGATGGTTTATGAGTTCCCCGAGCTTCAGGGCGTAATGGGCAGGGAGTATGCCCTGTTGAGTTCGGAGGATGAAGAGGTTGCAACCGCCATATATGAGCAGTATCTGCCCAAAGAGGATGAGATACCCAAAACCCCATCAGGCATCTGCCTATCCATAGCCGATAAGTTAGACATCATAGTGGGAGGGTTCTTTGCAGGCCTAAAACCCACAGGGGCAAAAGACCCATACGGACTAAGAAGGGCGGCATTGGGCATAATAAGAACGCTCATAGAAAACGAGCTGTTTTTAAACCTTAAGGAGGCATTAGAAAAATCCGCTCAACTATACCAAAGGAGAGTCGATTTTGATCAGATCATAGAGTTCTTCATAGTAAGGTTTAAGAATTACTTTGATAGCTATCCCCACGATGTCGTTGAGGCAATAACCTTCAAGTTTGACGATGTGTATGATGCATACCTAAGGCTTAAGGCTTTAAATGCGTTTGTAAAATCGGACAACAGCAAAGAGAAGCAGTTTGCCATCAAGAGGGTCTTCAACATATTAAAGGATTTTGAAGGCAATAGCGTCGATGAATCGCTATTTACTCAGGATGAGGAGAGGGTGCTTTTTGATAGGATAAAGCAGCTGGAGGCTGTTGAGGAAGAATACATATCAAAGAAGGACTATTCAGGCCTGCTTGACAGGATAGCGTCCAATAAGGATGCCATAGACAACTTCTTTGATAAGGTCATGGTTATGGATAAGGATGAGAGGATAAAGAACAACAGGCTTTCGCTTCTAAATAGATTGAGAAGGATTGTTCTAAACATAGCAAACTTTAAATTTTTGGAGATTTAA
- a CDS encoding phospholipase D family nuclease gives MFRRIIVAIILITIAIPSFGRQIYVYFTPSYAALDAIISAINSAKSSIDVAVYDFTSRPLARAIVKAKERGVKIRVLLDRKANQNKYSKKDFLRSAGIDVRLAIPHIAWDREGLMHNKFAIIDKRMVITGSANWTASAFRMNDENVIIINRRDIANVYEKEFEYLWKRSMLR, from the coding sequence ATGTTTAGGAGAATAATTGTTGCGATAATACTCATTACTATCGCCATACCTTCATTTGGCCGCCAGATATATGTATACTTCACACCATCATACGCAGCGCTGGATGCCATAATTTCTGCGATAAATTCGGCTAAAAGCTCCATCGATGTGGCTGTGTATGATTTCACATCACGCCCGCTTGCAAGGGCTATAGTCAAGGCCAAAGAAAGGGGCGTTAAGATAAGGGTATTGCTCGATAGAAAGGCAAACCAAAATAAATACAGCAAGAAGGATTTTTTAAGGAGCGCAGGCATAGATGTCAGGCTTGCCATACCACACATAGCCTGGGATAGGGAAGGGCTTATGCACAACAAGTTTGCCATCATCGACAAAAGGATGGTTATTACCGGTTCTGCCAACTGGACGGCAAGCGCCTTCAGGATGAACGATGAGAATGTAATAATCATAAACAGGAGAGATATTGCAAATGTCTATGAGAAGGAGTTTGAATATCTATGGAAGAGGAGCATGCTAAGATAA
- a CDS encoding glycine--tRNA ligase subunit alpha: MNYQDVILKLNEFWKEKGCIILQPYDVEAGAGTFHWATTLKSLDKDDWAVAYPAPSRRPTDGRYGENPNRLQHYYQYQVLIKPSPENIQDLYLESLEFLGINLKEHDIRFVEDNWESPTLGAWGLGWEVWLDGMEITQFTYFQQVGGYDLKPIPVEITYGTERLGMYIQGVDNVFDMKWNDRYTYGYIHQHDEYEYSVYNFEVANTQMLFKLFEMFEEEVENCLRAKLVRPAYDYCMKCSHVFNLLDARNAISVTERASFIKKVREMVAKVARLYVEGEV; encoded by the coding sequence ATGAACTATCAGGATGTAATACTCAAATTAAATGAATTCTGGAAAGAGAAGGGTTGTATAATCTTGCAGCCATACGATGTTGAGGCTGGAGCCGGAACATTCCACTGGGCAACAACGCTTAAATCCTTAGACAAGGACGATTGGGCTGTTGCCTATCCTGCACCATCAAGGAGACCCACAGATGGAAGATACGGAGAAAACCCCAACAGGCTGCAACATTACTATCAATATCAGGTTCTCATCAAACCCTCACCTGAGAACATTCAGGATCTATACTTAGAAAGCCTTGAGTTTTTAGGCATCAATCTAAAGGAACACGATATAAGGTTTGTGGAGGATAACTGGGAATCCCCGACGCTTGGCGCTTGGGGATTGGGCTGGGAGGTCTGGCTTGACGGCATGGAGATTACGCAGTTTACATACTTTCAGCAGGTTGGCGGATACGACCTAAAACCTATACCGGTCGAAATAACCTACGGCACAGAAAGATTGGGGATGTATATTCAGGGCGTCGATAATGTGTTTGATATGAAATGGAACGACAGATATACATACGGCTATATCCATCAGCACGACGAATACGAATACTCGGTTTACAACTTCGAGGTGGCAAATACGCAGATGCTGTTTAAGTTGTTTGAGATGTTCGAGGAAGAGGTGGAAAACTGCTTAAGGGCAAAACTGGTTAGACCGGCTTACGATTACTGCATGAAGTGCTCCCATGTGTTTAACCTGCTCGATGCAAGAAACGCCATAAGCGTGACCGAAAGGGCATCCTTTATCAAAAAAGTCAGGGAGATGGTGGCAAAGGTTGCCCGTCTCTATGTGGAGGGTGAGGTATGA
- a CDS encoding roadblock/LC7 domain-containing protein codes for MKEELINKTLQELVGGTQSIEGAALVTSDGLMISSYLPGDMDEDRVSAMSAALLSLSERAVEELEKGVPQQVTIRGDKGYIVITSAGEEAVLMVITDDKVKLGLLYMEIKTAAEKIKSAF; via the coding sequence ATGAAAGAGGAGCTTATAAACAAAACGCTTCAAGAGTTGGTTGGTGGAACGCAGAGTATTGAGGGCGCCGCTTTGGTTACATCGGACGGATTGATGATCAGCAGCTATCTGCCCGGCGATATGGACGAGGATAGGGTCTCTGCTATGTCTGCAGCACTCCTGTCCTTATCGGAAAGGGCCGTTGAGGAGTTGGAAAAGGGCGTGCCGCAGCAGGTTACCATCAGGGGGGATAAGGGCTATATCGTTATTACCTCAGCAGGGGAAGAGGCCGTTTTGATGGTAATTACAGACGATAAGGTCAAGTTAGGTCTTCTGTATATGGAGATAAAGACGGCGGCAGAGAAGATAAAATCGGCCTTTTAG
- a CDS encoding SemiSWEET family sugar transporter, which translates to MADIWINVIGFSAATLTTFSFVPQFIKLLKTKRTEGLSLVMMIQIAVGLLLWITYGLLRRDIVLISANTVGFVIVMATIIIYFKVNRDDV; encoded by the coding sequence ATGGCAGACATTTGGATTAATGTCATCGGATTTAGCGCTGCGACGCTTACGACATTTAGCTTTGTTCCACAATTCATCAAACTCCTAAAGACGAAAAGGACCGAGGGGCTTAGTCTGGTTATGATGATTCAGATAGCAGTTGGGTTGTTGCTGTGGATAACCTACGGCCTGCTGCGTAGAGATATTGTCCTTATAAGCGCCAACACGGTGGGTTTTGTTATTGTTATGGCCACAATAATTATCTATTTTAAGGTGAATCGAGATGATGTTTAA
- the xth gene encoding exodeoxyribonuclease III codes for MMFKIASWNVNSIRARLELVLDFLKSAQPDVLCMQETKVEDELFPKEAFEELGYNVAIAGQKRFNGVATVSKIDLEEIKTDFFDAEKDHKRSIMTKINGITIINLYFPNGQAPDTEQFRYKLNFIYELKSFLSNHYSKEDNLIILGDFNVAMEEIDVYDVEQMEGKIGFHPDERRALKDLYSWGFVDLFRKFNTQKAFSWWDYRAASFWKDRGLRIDYIWSTPALANRCRDCFIDKSYRRKKKPSDHAPVVAVFELEG; via the coding sequence ATGATGTTTAAGATAGCAAGCTGGAATGTAAACTCCATCAGGGCAAGGCTTGAGCTTGTCCTTGACTTCTTAAAATCCGCTCAACCGGATGTGCTATGCATGCAGGAGACCAAGGTGGAGGATGAGCTATTCCCGAAAGAGGCCTTCGAAGAGCTGGGTTATAATGTTGCAATAGCCGGACAGAAGAGGTTTAACGGTGTGGCGACCGTATCAAAGATAGACTTAGAGGAGATAAAGACCGACTTCTTCGATGCTGAAAAAGACCACAAAAGAAGCATCATGACAAAAATAAACGGCATAACAATAATAAATCTCTATTTTCCAAACGGCCAGGCACCAGATACAGAGCAGTTCCGATACAAGCTAAACTTCATATACGAGCTAAAAAGCTTTCTGTCGAACCACTATTCAAAGGAAGACAACCTCATAATATTGGGCGATTTTAATGTTGCTATGGAAGAGATCGATGTATACGATGTTGAACAGATGGAGGGAAAAATCGGCTTCCACCCAGATGAAAGAAGGGCGCTAAAGGACCTATACAGCTGGGGTTTTGTGGATCTGTTCAGAAAATTCAACACCCAAAAGGCCTTCAGCTGGTGGGATTACAGGGCAGCGTCGTTCTGGAAGGATAGGGGGCTAAGGATAGATTACATCTGGTCAACGCCAGCACTGGCAAACAGATGCAGGGATTGTTTTATAGATAAAAGCTATAGAAGAAAAAAGAAACCGTCAGACCACGCACCCGTTGTGGCGGTTTTTGAACTGGAGGGATAG